In Rhizobium sp. ARZ01, a genomic segment contains:
- the cysS gene encoding cysteine--tRNA ligase — MAEQPVLTLYNTLTRSKGTFAPIDPTNVRMYVCGPTVYDFAHIGNARPVIVFDVLYRLLRHVYGEQHVTYVRNITDLDDKINARALRDFGADIKAGTITLNEAIRRVTEKTANQFHSDVALLGTLPPTQEPRATEFVEKRADGRADMITLIERLIERGHAYQAGGEVLFDTSWSEYGALSKRNLDEQLAGARIAVEGHKKNPGDFVLWKLSSPEEPGWDSPWGRGRPGWHIECSAMSAAYLGETFDIHGGGLDLIFPHHENEIAQSRCAHGTKVMANVWMHNGFVQVEGRKMSKSEGNFVTIHDLLHTENFGGRKWPGEVLRLAMLMTHYREPIDFSVKRLEEAERLLENWHNRLARIDEEKLVGCADEPIIGMLADELDTHSAIQRISKLASTVNGEEEASAFFFSMELLGFVPPLVEYRQIAASARTTAISRPEIAVRVQSGESGEAIAQELVDEARLYASYEIPAREVFVMVASGMNFAANNSLIEQRVASINAKNFAEADKIRDDLLSKGIQLKDGKDPATGERVTTWEVKR; from the coding sequence ATGGCTGAACAGCCGGTCCTGACACTGTACAACACGCTCACCCGCTCGAAGGGGACGTTTGCGCCGATCGATCCGACGAATGTGCGAATGTATGTCTGCGGGCCGACGGTCTACGACTTCGCCCATATCGGCAACGCCCGTCCGGTCATCGTCTTCGACGTGCTTTATCGGCTGCTGCGACACGTCTACGGCGAACAGCACGTGACCTATGTGCGCAACATCACCGACCTGGACGACAAGATCAATGCGCGTGCGCTGCGCGATTTCGGCGCCGACATCAAGGCCGGAACGATTACGTTGAACGAGGCGATCCGCCGGGTGACCGAGAAGACCGCCAACCAGTTCCATAGCGACGTCGCATTGCTCGGAACCCTGCCGCCGACACAGGAGCCGCGCGCCACCGAATTTGTTGAGAAGCGCGCGGATGGCCGCGCCGACATGATCACTCTGATCGAGCGGCTGATCGAGCGCGGCCACGCCTATCAGGCCGGCGGTGAAGTCCTGTTTGACACCTCCTGGTCCGAATATGGCGCGCTTTCGAAGCGCAATCTCGACGAGCAGCTGGCCGGCGCCCGCATTGCTGTCGAGGGTCACAAGAAGAACCCGGGCGATTTTGTGCTCTGGAAACTGTCCTCGCCGGAGGAACCCGGCTGGGACAGCCCGTGGGGCCGGGGGCGGCCCGGCTGGCACATCGAGTGCTCGGCCATGTCGGCTGCCTATCTCGGCGAAACCTTCGACATCCATGGCGGCGGGCTCGACCTGATCTTCCCGCACCACGAGAACGAGATCGCCCAGTCGCGGTGCGCGCATGGCACGAAGGTCATGGCGAACGTCTGGATGCACAACGGCTTCGTGCAGGTCGAAGGCCGCAAGATGTCGAAGTCGGAAGGCAACTTCGTCACGATCCACGACCTGCTGCACACCGAGAACTTCGGTGGCCGCAAGTGGCCGGGCGAGGTGCTGCGGCTGGCGATGCTGATGACGCATTACCGCGAGCCGATCGATTTCTCGGTCAAGCGGCTTGAGGAGGCCGAGCGCCTGCTTGAGAATTGGCACAATCGATTGGCGAGAATTGACGAGGAGAAGCTTGTCGGTTGCGCTGATGAGCCGATTATCGGAATGCTGGCTGATGAATTGGATACCCATTCGGCAATCCAGCGAATTTCAAAACTCGCTAGCACAGTGAATGGCGAAGAAGAGGCTTCTGCATTCTTCTTTTCAATGGAGCTTTTGGGGTTCGTTCCACCTCTGGTGGAGTATCGTCAGATTGCAGCTTCCGCCAGGACAACTGCAATATCCCGCCCTGAAATAGCTGTCCGAGTTCAATCTGGCGAGAGTGGCGAGGCAATTGCTCAAGAGCTGGTTGATGAAGCCCGGCTGTACGCGTCTTATGAAATTCCTGCACGCGAGGTCTTTGTAATGGTAGCAAGCGGAATGAATTTCGCGGCAAACAACTCACTCATCGAACAGCGCGTTGCATCCATAAACGCAAAAAACTTCGCCGAGGCCGACAAGATCCGCGACGACCTGCTTTCCAAGGGCATCCAGCTCAAGGACGGCAAGGACCCGGCAACGGGCGAGCGGGTAACGACGTGGGAGGTGAAAAGGTGA
- a CDS encoding GFA family protein, whose amino-acid sequence MTDTLYTGGCQCGAVRFRVRGVLQHSSICHCRMCQKAFGAYYAPLVSTRGAELVWTRGEPKRFRSSNFVSRGFCAECGTPLTYVASDGVAIAAGAFDDPSRLPPTVQFGTEAKIDFVDGLHTLPGHTTEEDAEAAPFVLEIVSYQHPDHDTETWPPEGRG is encoded by the coding sequence GTGACCGATACCCTCTACACCGGTGGCTGCCAGTGCGGTGCCGTGCGCTTTCGCGTTCGGGGCGTGTTGCAGCACAGTTCGATCTGCCATTGCCGCATGTGCCAGAAAGCATTCGGTGCCTACTACGCGCCGTTGGTCTCGACGCGCGGTGCTGAACTCGTCTGGACGCGCGGTGAGCCGAAGCGGTTTCGTTCCTCGAATTTCGTCTCGCGCGGTTTCTGCGCCGAGTGCGGCACGCCGCTGACCTATGTGGCGTCGGACGGTGTGGCGATCGCAGCGGGTGCCTTCGATGATCCCTCGCGCCTGCCGCCGACGGTCCAGTTCGGCACGGAAGCCAAGATCGATTTCGTCGACGGTCTCCACACGCTGCCGGGACACACGACGGAGGAGGATGCGGAGGCGGCGCCCTTCGTCCTCGAGATCGTCTCCTACCAGCATCCCGACCACGACACCGAGACCTGGCCGCCGGAGGGACGCGGATGA
- a CDS encoding GFA family protein: MSIARIYTGGCQCGAVRYRAEGTLDDPHLCHCRMCQKAAGNYFLPLANAARATFRVTRGDPAWFQSSEHVRRGFCRECGTPLFYEISGERFINIVLGSLDDPDDVRPHSQSGVESRVPWFSQLSHLPGRETEPEGRAGREHHIAILESNRQHPDYDTEHWPPED, translated from the coding sequence ATGAGTATCGCGCGGATCTATACGGGCGGATGCCAATGCGGGGCGGTGCGCTATCGCGCCGAGGGCACGCTCGATGATCCGCACCTGTGCCACTGCCGGATGTGCCAGAAGGCGGCAGGCAACTATTTCCTGCCGCTGGCGAACGCCGCACGCGCGACATTCCGGGTGACTCGCGGTGACCCCGCCTGGTTCCAGTCATCCGAGCACGTGCGCCGCGGTTTTTGCCGGGAGTGCGGCACGCCGCTTTTCTACGAAATTTCGGGAGAGCGCTTCATCAACATCGTGCTCGGCTCGCTCGATGATCCCGACGATGTGCGCCCGCACTCCCAGTCCGGTGTCGAGTCGCGCGTGCCCTGGTTCTCGCAGCTTTCGCACCTTCCGGGACGGGAGACCGAGCCGGAAGGGCGGGCTGGCCGCGAGCACCACATCGCCATCTTGGAATCAAACCGCCAGCACCCGGACTACGATACCGAGCATTGGCCACCGGAGGACTGA
- a CDS encoding GFA family protein — MTDTYRTGGCQCGAVRFRIRGTLGRPSICHCRMCQKQFGGFFSALVTAPKDGVEWTREQPSYFQSSVNIDRGFCKNCGTPMTYRHPGGLELAIGTFDDRSDLAPQIQVNHAARLPWVETIFDQPIHEDPDYYSRQEAIISFQHPDHETDHWPSQGLKI, encoded by the coding sequence ATGACCGACACATATCGCACCGGAGGCTGCCAATGCGGCGCCGTCCGTTTCCGCATCCGCGGCACGCTCGGACGTCCGTCGATCTGCCACTGCCGCATGTGCCAGAAGCAGTTCGGCGGCTTTTTCTCCGCGCTCGTCACCGCGCCGAAGGACGGCGTGGAATGGACGCGGGAACAGCCGAGCTACTTCCAGTCGTCGGTGAACATCGATCGCGGCTTCTGCAAGAACTGCGGTACGCCCATGACCTATCGCCATCCGGGCGGGCTGGAGCTCGCTATCGGCACCTTCGACGACCGCTCCGATCTCGCGCCGCAGATCCAGGTCAACCACGCCGCGCGTCTGCCCTGGGTCGAGACGATCTTCGACCAGCCGATCCACGAGGACCCGGACTACTATTCGCGGCAGGAGGCCATCATCTCCTTCCAGCACCCAGACCACGAGACTGATCACTGGCCGTCGCAAGGGCTGAAGATCTAG
- the cimA gene encoding citramalate synthase — MTKERIYLFDTTLRDGQQTPGVDFSVEDKIAIAAMLDEFGLDYVEGGYPGANPTDTAFFGKRRTQNARFVAFGMTKRAGVSASNDPGLAALLEAKSDAVCLVAKSWDYHVRVALGCTNAENLESISASVEAVTAAGKEAMVDCEHFFDGYNENPAYALACAKAAYDAGARWVVLCDTNGGTQPPEIRDIVAAVIAAGVPGANLGIHAHNDTGQAVANSLAAVEAGVRQIQGTLNGIGERCGNANLVTIIPTLVLKESYADRFEVSIDRERLQGLTRLSHQFDELLNRSPDHQMPYVGASAFATKAGIHASALLKDPRTYEHVPPESVGNLRKVMVSDQGGKANFINALKLRGIVVSKDDPKLDRLIEIVKEREATGYAYEGADASFALLAYRTLGTIPQFFHVESFRVMVERRYDANGNLKTVSEAVVKVVVDGETMMSVAEGHGPVNALDLALRKDLGKFQSEIEDLELADYKVRILNGGTEAITRVLIESTDGTGARWWTVGVSDNIIDASFQALMDSIVYKLLKNRGEAGRVAAE; from the coding sequence ATGACGAAAGAACGCATCTACCTCTTCGACACGACGCTTCGCGACGGCCAGCAGACGCCGGGCGTAGACTTTTCGGTCGAGGACAAGATTGCGATTGCCGCAATGCTCGATGAGTTCGGTCTCGACTATGTGGAGGGCGGCTACCCCGGTGCGAACCCGACCGATACAGCCTTCTTCGGCAAGAGACGCACGCAGAATGCCCGTTTTGTCGCCTTTGGCATGACCAAGCGCGCCGGAGTCTCCGCGTCGAACGATCCGGGTCTTGCCGCGCTGCTGGAAGCCAAGAGCGACGCCGTCTGTCTCGTGGCCAAGAGCTGGGACTATCATGTGCGGGTTGCACTCGGCTGTACCAACGCGGAAAACCTGGAATCCATCAGCGCCTCGGTGGAGGCGGTCACTGCGGCCGGCAAGGAGGCCATGGTCGACTGCGAGCATTTCTTCGACGGTTACAACGAAAACCCCGCCTATGCGCTCGCCTGCGCGAAGGCAGCCTATGACGCCGGGGCCCGCTGGGTCGTGCTGTGCGACACGAACGGCGGCACGCAGCCGCCGGAAATCCGGGACATCGTAGCTGCCGTCATCGCAGCCGGTGTCCCCGGCGCCAATCTCGGCATCCATGCTCACAACGATACCGGGCAGGCGGTCGCCAATTCGCTGGCCGCCGTGGAAGCCGGCGTACGCCAGATCCAGGGCACCTTGAACGGTATCGGCGAACGCTGCGGCAACGCCAATCTTGTGACCATCATCCCGACGCTGGTGCTGAAGGAGAGCTACGCGGATCGCTTCGAGGTCTCGATCGACCGGGAGCGCCTGCAGGGGCTGACGCGGCTCTCACACCAGTTCGACGAGCTGTTGAACCGTTCGCCCGATCATCAGATGCCCTATGTCGGCGCCTCGGCTTTCGCCACCAAGGCCGGCATCCATGCGTCTGCCCTGCTGAAGGACCCGCGCACCTATGAGCACGTGCCGCCGGAGAGCGTCGGCAATCTGCGCAAGGTGATGGTCTCTGACCAGGGCGGCAAGGCGAACTTCATCAACGCGCTGAAGCTGCGTGGCATTGTCGTTTCCAAGGACGACCCGAAGCTCGACCGGCTGATCGAGATCGTCAAGGAGCGCGAGGCGACCGGCTATGCCTATGAGGGGGCGGATGCGAGCTTCGCGCTGCTCGCCTACCGCACGCTCGGCACGATCCCGCAATTCTTCCATGTCGAGAGTTTCCGCGTCATGGTCGAGCGCCGCTACGACGCCAACGGCAACCTGAAGACGGTGTCGGAGGCCGTGGTAAAGGTTGTCGTGGACGGCGAGACGATGATGTCGGTGGCCGAAGGCCATGGCCCCGTCAATGCGCTGGACCTGGCGCTCCGGAAGGACCTCGGCAAGTTCCAGAGCGAGATCGAGGACCTGGAACTGGCGGATTACAAGGTCCGGATCCTCAATGGTGGCACGGAAGCCATCACCCGAGTCCTTATCGAATCGACGGACGGCACGGGTGCGCGCTGGTGGACGGTCGGCGTCTCCGACAACATCATTGACGCCTCGTTCCAGGCCTTGATGGACAGTATTGTCTACAAGCTCCTGAAGAACCGCGGCGAAGCGGGCAGGGTGGCGGCGGAGTAG
- the rarD gene encoding EamA family transporter RarD: MAEQTNAPEATNGDSLRGFLFALTAYLLWGILPFFMKAVAHIPAPEVVAHRIVWSVPIAGLVLLWLGRTADIWKALRTPRMLAMAMLTAVLITINWGIYVWAIGAGRAIEAALGYYINPLFSIFLGAVILKEKLSGAQVVAIVLAAAAVAILAFDSGGLPWVSIGLCFSWGFYAFFRKTLPIGPNQGFFLEVLLLSVPAIGYIVWAEATGRGHFGDTSTTDLVLLLSCGIVTAVPLMVFANGAKLLKLSTIGIMQYITPTMVFLTAVFFFHEPFGRAQMAAFALIWAALIVYSAAMLNGARARRAATLKPAE, from the coding sequence ATGGCCGAACAGACCAACGCGCCCGAGGCGACGAATGGCGATTCCCTGCGCGGATTTCTCTTTGCGCTCACTGCCTATCTTCTCTGGGGTATCTTGCCCTTTTTCATGAAGGCTGTGGCACATATCCCTGCGCCTGAGGTCGTGGCGCACCGTATCGTCTGGTCCGTTCCGATTGCCGGCCTGGTCCTTCTTTGGCTCGGCCGCACGGCCGATATCTGGAAGGCATTGCGAACGCCGCGCATGCTCGCCATGGCGATGCTGACGGCCGTGCTGATCACCATCAACTGGGGCATCTATGTCTGGGCGATCGGGGCAGGGCGCGCCATCGAGGCGGCACTCGGCTATTACATCAACCCGCTGTTTTCGATCTTCCTCGGCGCCGTGATCCTGAAGGAAAAGCTGTCGGGGGCGCAGGTCGTGGCCATCGTGCTTGCCGCCGCGGCTGTTGCCATTCTCGCCTTCGATTCGGGCGGTCTGCCGTGGGTTTCCATCGGGCTTTGCTTCTCCTGGGGGTTCTACGCTTTCTTCCGCAAGACCCTGCCGATCGGTCCGAACCAGGGCTTCTTCCTGGAGGTTCTGCTACTGAGCGTCCCAGCGATCGGCTACATCGTCTGGGCGGAGGCGACCGGTCGCGGCCATTTCGGCGATACCAGCACGACCGATCTCGTCTTGCTCCTCTCCTGCGGCATTGTCACAGCCGTGCCGCTGATGGTTTTTGCCAATGGCGCGAAGCTCCTGAAGCTCTCCACCATCGGCATCATGCAGTACATCACCCCCACGATGGTCTTTCTGACGGCCGTGTTCTTCTTCCACGAGCCGTTCGGCCGCGCGCAGATGGCGGCCTTTGCGTTGATCTGGGCGGCCCTGATCGTCTATTCGGCGGCGATGCTGAATGGTGCGCGCGCGCGGCGTGCGGCAACGCTGAAGCCGGCGGAATGA
- a CDS encoding TIGR00730 family Rossman fold protein encodes MNDETMPIRAICVYCGSQPGRDSAYINAGRVLGQTIAANHLRLVYGGGTKGIMGAVASGVLSGGGRVTGIIPQFLIDMEATRHSLGQLSELIVTADMHERKHKMFERADAFVALPGGIGTLEEIVEIMTWAQLGRHRKPIVFANIGGFWDPMLKLMRHMADAGFVHAAHLVQPIVIDEPDQIVPALIDHWAGAVDRGGEAGIIARL; translated from the coding sequence ATGAACGACGAAACCATGCCAATTCGAGCCATTTGCGTCTATTGCGGGTCCCAGCCGGGCCGCGATTCCGCCTATATCAACGCCGGTCGGGTGCTCGGCCAAACCATCGCGGCGAATCACCTGCGCCTCGTCTATGGCGGCGGCACCAAGGGCATTATGGGCGCCGTTGCCAGCGGCGTTCTATCCGGCGGCGGCCGGGTCACCGGAATTATACCGCAGTTCCTGATCGACATGGAGGCCACGCGCCATTCGCTCGGTCAGTTGTCCGAATTGATCGTCACTGCCGACATGCACGAGCGCAAGCACAAGATGTTCGAACGCGCCGACGCCTTTGTGGCGCTGCCCGGCGGTATCGGCACACTGGAAGAGATTGTCGAGATCATGACCTGGGCGCAGCTCGGCCGCCACCGCAAGCCGATCGTCTTTGCCAATATCGGCGGCTTCTGGGATCCGATGTTGAAGCTGATGCGGCACATGGCAGACGCCGGCTTCGTTCACGCCGCGCACCTGGTGCAACCCATCGTCATCGATGAGCCGGACCAGATCGTCCCCGCCCTGATCGATCATTGGGCCGGTGCTGTCGATCGCGGCGGTGAGGCGGGCATTATCGCCCGCCTGTAA
- a CDS encoding LysM peptidoglycan-binding domain-containing protein, whose translation MKYKTGLVAVGVLAAATALMVFFVLPNIDEGEAPEATQQAGQPANGTTPAQTPAADAKQPRTETAADGKAASETANADAAAAWQAPSFDLLRVEPDGSTVIAGHAEPNKKLQILSGETVVATTDVGPSGDFAAVFDKPLAAGNHELTLRIQDDGSVAKTSEEVATISIPKDGSGELLAMVTKPGSASRLITVLQGPEGTANSGVALSQGTTDTATLTQPDAGAADQAAGGTVSGATQTDLPNVRISAVELEGDKMFVAGTTKPDALVRIYANDKLLGEIKSDPQGRYVVDGQMSLPVGRHTIRADVMSVDGAKVELRASVPFDRPEGEQVAVVAQDNGAADQAGNTLGLIDDGAFDKLRAEANKAVALLSGLYANGRLPSTEELAAARSATEIALQSLAAYKAPPGGPGEAIAARTSAVAADALAKLKALPADAATLGESIAAIETSVKDALTPATKGSAAAKDVAQAPSVDIGRLEAEVAELNSKFRDLFAEGRTTQSTDIQMARDALESALGKVSGYSAPTGTDAARLALIDKLKVWAKSAQEGLTKLPADAPKESYSDVLATLKAAPKAMPSTPSAGATVAVSEIPAAGATQPAADAGATNAGTQSGAVGTETQASAEKPETVEQAPLKESKTSVIIRRGDTLWQIARRVYGQGVRYTSIYLANEDQITNPDRILPGQIFGVPDEAMPETEAEQMHRKRLKHD comes from the coding sequence ATGAAGTACAAGACCGGTCTCGTTGCGGTGGGCGTTTTGGCAGCAGCCACGGCGCTGATGGTGTTTTTCGTCCTTCCGAACATCGATGAGGGCGAGGCGCCCGAAGCAACGCAACAGGCAGGGCAACCTGCGAACGGGACGACTCCTGCGCAGACACCCGCTGCCGACGCAAAGCAGCCGCGAACGGAGACTGCGGCGGACGGGAAGGCCGCGTCGGAGACGGCAAACGCTGACGCGGCTGCCGCCTGGCAGGCACCCTCCTTCGATCTCCTGCGTGTCGAGCCGGACGGCTCCACTGTCATCGCCGGCCACGCCGAGCCGAACAAGAAACTGCAGATCCTGAGTGGCGAGACGGTTGTTGCCACGACCGACGTCGGTCCTTCCGGCGATTTCGCGGCGGTCTTCGACAAGCCGCTTGCCGCCGGCAATCACGAGCTGACGCTGCGTATCCAGGACGACGGCAGCGTCGCCAAGACCTCCGAAGAGGTCGCAACCATTTCGATCCCGAAGGACGGCAGCGGCGAACTGCTCGCCATGGTGACGAAGCCCGGTTCGGCCAGCCGCCTGATCACCGTGCTTCAGGGACCGGAAGGAACAGCGAATTCCGGTGTTGCGCTATCGCAAGGCACGACCGACACAGCAACGCTCACCCAGCCGGACGCAGGCGCTGCCGACCAGGCTGCTGGTGGAACCGTCTCCGGCGCGACGCAGACAGACTTGCCGAACGTACGTATCTCGGCTGTCGAGCTTGAGGGCGACAAGATGTTCGTCGCCGGCACGACCAAGCCGGACGCACTCGTGCGGATCTATGCCAACGACAAGCTCCTCGGCGAAATCAAGTCCGATCCGCAAGGGCGCTATGTGGTCGATGGCCAGATGTCGCTTCCAGTCGGCCGCCATACCATCCGCGCCGACGTGATGAGCGTGGACGGCGCCAAGGTGGAACTGCGTGCCTCCGTCCCGTTTGATCGCCCCGAAGGCGAGCAGGTTGCGGTCGTGGCCCAGGACAATGGGGCAGCCGACCAGGCCGGCAATACGCTTGGTTTGATCGACGATGGTGCCTTCGACAAACTCCGGGCGGAGGCGAACAAGGCTGTGGCGCTATTGAGCGGGCTCTATGCAAATGGTCGCCTGCCTTCGACAGAAGAACTGGCGGCGGCGCGCTCTGCAACCGAGATCGCCTTGCAGTCGCTGGCCGCCTACAAGGCGCCGCCTGGCGGTCCCGGAGAGGCGATCGCCGCACGTACCTCGGCCGTGGCTGCCGACGCCCTGGCAAAGCTGAAGGCGCTACCGGCCGATGCCGCCACGCTTGGCGAATCCATCGCGGCGATCGAAACCTCCGTCAAGGATGCCTTGACGCCGGCGACCAAAGGCAGCGCTGCGGCAAAGGACGTGGCTCAGGCTCCGTCGGTCGATATCGGTCGACTCGAGGCTGAGGTGGCCGAGCTGAACTCGAAGTTCAGGGATCTGTTCGCCGAGGGGCGCACCACCCAATCGACTGATATCCAGATGGCGCGCGATGCGCTCGAAAGTGCGCTCGGTAAAGTTTCGGGCTATTCGGCACCGACGGGAACCGACGCCGCTCGCCTTGCACTTATCGACAAGCTCAAGGTTTGGGCAAAATCGGCGCAGGAAGGCCTCACCAAGCTTCCCGCCGATGCGCCGAAGGAAAGCTACTCGGACGTGCTCGCAACCCTGAAGGCAGCACCCAAAGCCATGCCTTCGACGCCTTCAGCAGGGGCAACCGTAGCAGTCAGCGAGATACCGGCTGCAGGTGCTACGCAACCGGCGGCGGATGCGGGTGCGACCAATGCCGGCACCCAGTCGGGTGCCGTGGGTACCGAAACCCAGGCTTCGGCCGAAAAACCCGAAACCGTCGAGCAGGCACCGCTGAAGGAGAGCAAGACCTCCGTCATCATCCGTCGCGGCGATACGTTGTGGCAGATCGCGCGCCGTGTCTATGGCCAGGGCGTGCGTTACACCTCCATCTATCTCGCCAACGAGGACCAGATCACCAATCCGGATCGCATCCTGCCGGGGCAGATCTTCGGTGTGCCCGATGAGGCGATGCCCGAGACGGAAGCGGAGCAAATGCACCGCAAGCGCCTGAAACACGACTGA
- a CDS encoding ABC transporter ATP-binding protein/permease, producing the protein MTATTKKTVSADTSNPFATIVNLWPYMWPSDRPDLKMRVVWATVFLLVAKLVLLLVPYFFKWATDALDGRMDAAGFLPPFLLGAVMLVIAYNFARILQAGLNQLRDSLFASVGQYAVRQLAYKTFVHLHKLSLRFHLERRTGGLSRVIERGTKGIETIVRFTILNSVPTIIEFLLTAVVFWVGYGFSYLLVTAVTVALYIWFTVRASDWRISIRRSMNESDTEANTKAIDSLLNFETVKYFGNEEMEARRFDQSMARYERAATQVWTSLGWLNFGQALIFGVGTAIMMVMSALAVQRGEQTIGDFVFVNAMLIQLAIPLNFIGFVYREIRQGLTDIEQMFELLDVHAEVEDRPDARPLEIGSGAIAFRDVHFAYDPARPILKGISFEVPAGKTVAVVGPSGAGKSTLSRLLYRFYDVQDGAITVDGQDVRDVTQASLRAAIGMVPQDTVLFNDTIAYNIRYGRPSATDEEVRAAAEIAQISGFIAHLPGGFKSMVGERGLKLSGGEKQRVAIARTILKSPPILILDEATSALDTRTEQEIQAALELVSENRTTLVIAHRLSTVVSADEIIVLKDGLIAERGNHAELLRKGGLYASMWNRQREATEAEEHLKQVRDADEMGVVVRSAPAN; encoded by the coding sequence GTGACGGCCACAACGAAGAAAACGGTCTCGGCCGATACCAGCAACCCGTTTGCAACGATCGTCAATCTCTGGCCCTACATGTGGCCCTCGGATCGGCCAGACCTGAAAATGCGGGTCGTCTGGGCGACCGTCTTCCTGCTTGTCGCCAAGCTTGTGCTGCTGCTGGTCCCCTATTTCTTCAAGTGGGCCACCGATGCGCTGGATGGCAGGATGGATGCGGCAGGCTTCCTGCCGCCCTTCCTGCTCGGCGCGGTGATGTTGGTGATCGCTTACAATTTCGCCCGGATTCTCCAGGCAGGCCTCAACCAGCTTCGCGATTCCCTATTTGCCAGCGTTGGCCAGTATGCGGTGCGCCAACTCGCCTACAAGACCTTCGTTCATCTCCACAAGCTTTCGCTGCGTTTCCATCTGGAGCGGCGGACAGGCGGGCTTTCGCGCGTCATCGAGCGCGGCACGAAGGGCATCGAGACGATTGTCCGCTTCACCATCCTCAATTCCGTGCCGACCATTATCGAGTTCCTGTTGACTGCGGTCGTGTTCTGGGTCGGCTACGGTTTCAGCTATCTCCTCGTCACAGCGGTCACTGTCGCGCTCTATATCTGGTTCACCGTCCGCGCGAGCGACTGGCGTATTTCGATCCGTCGCTCGATGAACGAGAGCGATACGGAGGCAAACACCAAGGCAATCGACTCGCTGCTCAACTTCGAGACGGTCAAATACTTCGGCAACGAGGAGATGGAAGCAAGGCGCTTCGATCAGTCGATGGCGCGCTACGAGCGCGCGGCGACCCAGGTCTGGACCTCGCTCGGCTGGCTAAATTTCGGCCAGGCGCTGATTTTCGGCGTTGGTACGGCGATCATGATGGTGATGTCGGCGCTGGCCGTCCAGCGCGGCGAGCAGACGATCGGCGACTTCGTCTTCGTTAACGCCATGCTGATCCAGCTGGCGATCCCGCTGAATTTCATCGGCTTTGTCTACCGCGAAATCCGTCAGGGTCTTACCGACATCGAGCAGATGTTCGAACTGCTGGATGTGCATGCGGAGGTCGAGGATCGCCCTGACGCCCGACCGCTTGAAATCGGATCCGGGGCGATCGCCTTCCGCGACGTTCATTTCGCCTACGATCCCGCGCGACCCATCCTGAAGGGGATCTCCTTCGAGGTTCCGGCCGGCAAGACCGTTGCCGTTGTCGGCCCTTCGGGTGCCGGCAAGTCGACGCTGTCACGGCTGCTTTACCGCTTCTACGATGTCCAGGACGGGGCGATCACCGTCGACGGACAGGACGTGCGCGATGTCACGCAGGCGTCGCTGCGCGCGGCAATCGGTATGGTTCCGCAGGACACGGTGCTGTTCAACGACACGATCGCCTACAACATCCGCTACGGCCGTCCCTCGGCAACCGACGAAGAGGTGAGGGCGGCGGCCGAGATCGCCCAGATCAGCGGTTTCATCGCGCACCTACCGGGCGGCTTCAAGTCGATGGTCGGCGAGCGCGGGCTGAAGCTGTCGGGCGGCGAGAAACAGCGCGTGGCGATTGCCCGCACGATCCTGAAGAGCCCACCGATCCTGATCCTCGACGAGGCCACGTCGGCGCTCGACACCCGCACGGAACAGGAGATCCAGGCCGCCCTCGAACTCGTCTCGGAAAACCGCACGACGCTGGTCATCGCCCACCGGCTTTCGACCGTGGTTTCCGCCGATGAGATCATTGTGCTCAAGGACGGCCTGATCGCCGAGCGCGGCAATCATGCTGAACTGTTGCGCAAGGGTGGTCTTTATGCCTCGATGTGGAACCGCCAGCGCGAGGCGACGGAAGCCGAAGAGCATCTCAAGCAGGTCCGCGATGCGGACGAAATGGGCGTCGTCGTACGAAGCGCTCCAGCGAACTGA